A genomic region of [Eubacterium] eligens ATCC 27750 contains the following coding sequences:
- a CDS encoding TetR/AcrR family transcriptional regulator, with amino-acid sequence MGKLEANKQQKLTSLLNTAFNLFTTQGVTKTSIAEISQKAGIAKGTFYLYFKDKYDIRNRLISHESSKLFKNAVADLEEFSKEKNEQLGFEEKIIFIINHIVDELNSNQTLLTFISKNLSWGIFKEALTTKVASDDINFKDVYYEMINAEDISLEEPEIMLFLIVELVSSTCYSAILYKEPADIDTIKPYLFKTVRAIIREHTIQ; translated from the coding sequence ATGGGAAAGCTTGAAGCTAACAAACAACAGAAACTTACTTCTCTGCTGAATACTGCATTTAATCTCTTTACTACCCAGGGGGTTACGAAGACTTCTATTGCGGAAATTTCTCAGAAAGCAGGTATTGCTAAGGGTACATTTTATCTGTATTTTAAGGATAAGTATGATATAAGAAACCGTCTTATATCACATGAATCAAGTAAATTATTTAAGAATGCCGTCGCTGATTTAGAGGAATTTTCTAAAGAAAAGAACGAACAGTTAGGTTTCGAAGAAAAAATAATATTTATAATTAATCATATTGTAGATGAACTGAATTCTAATCAGACTCTTCTTACATTTATATCAAAAAACCTTAGCTGGGGAATCTTCAAGGAAGCTCTCACAACTAAGGTTGCATCTGATGATATTAACTTTAAAGATGTATATTATGAAATGATTAACGCTGAGGATATCTCACTTGAAGAGCCTGAAATAATGCTCTTCCTTATTGTTGAGCTTGTAAGTTCAACTTGCTACAGCGCAATTCTTTATAAAGAACCTGCTGACATAGATACTATCAAACCTTACCTCTTCAAGACAGTACGCGCAATCATAAGAGAGCACACTATCCAGTAG
- a CDS encoding efflux RND transporter permease subunit produces MKKFGKVVVKLRIPILVLSFLLLIPSVLGYFNTRVNYDILYYLPSDIDTMQGQDILLDDFGKGAYAMVVVDGMNKSNVSKLVKKVEGVDHVASVISYSGIVGDDVPSEILPDKFRSYFENEDSGATLFAIFFDDTTSSDDTMKAIQEVRDVTDNQCYIAGMSAVVTDTKTMAEKETPFYVLVAVVLVCIVLAIFMDSFLVPVFFMLSIGMAIVYNLGSNYFLGEVSYITKALAAVLQLGVTLDYSIFLWHSYKEAKEETPDDHQEAMAVAIGNTLTSVVGSSITTVAGFIALCFMSFTLGLDLGVVMAKGVVLGVIGCVTILPSLILTFDKALEKTMHREIMPNFDKPARWIVNHSWIFLIIFVLLLGPAIYGYNNTKVYYDLSDTLPEKLNCSQANKLLADNFDGTNSIYMILADSNLSAEDSNAMMNEVNDLDGISFALSIDSALGGEIPTEMLPDSLVSELKGDEYQIMMVSTNYTIASDEINDQINKVDAIAKKYDAKSMVIGEAPCTKDLITITDKDFKTVSAVSIVAIFFIIFFVLKSISLPVILVAAIEFAIFVNMGIPYYTGTTIPFISSVVIGTIQLGATVDYAILMTTRYKRERAAGNSKKEAISIALGTSIPSIIVSALGFFAATFGVGMIASVDMIASLCTLMARGAIISMFVVIFVLPSLFVLLDKVIIHTSLGFKPKKNSQN; encoded by the coding sequence ATGAAAAAGTTTGGAAAAGTTGTTGTTAAGTTAAGAATTCCAATTCTGGTTCTTAGCTTCCTGCTGTTGATTCCATCAGTTCTTGGTTACTTTAATACCAGGGTTAATTACGATATCCTGTATTATCTGCCAAGTGATATCGACACTATGCAGGGACAGGACATTTTGCTTGATGATTTCGGAAAGGGCGCTTATGCAATGGTCGTCGTTGACGGAATGAATAAGTCAAATGTTTCTAAGTTGGTAAAGAAGGTTGAGGGGGTTGACCATGTAGCGTCAGTTATCTCTTATAGTGGAATAGTAGGAGATGATGTTCCTTCAGAAATTCTTCCTGATAAGTTCCGTTCTTATTTTGAAAATGAGGATTCAGGAGCTACATTGTTTGCAATATTCTTTGATGATACAACATCAAGTGACGATACAATGAAGGCTATTCAGGAAGTAAGAGATGTTACGGATAATCAGTGTTATATTGCCGGTATGTCTGCTGTAGTTACAGATACTAAGACAATGGCAGAAAAGGAGACTCCTTTTTATGTACTTGTAGCGGTTGTTCTTGTATGTATCGTACTTGCTATATTTATGGATTCATTCCTTGTACCAGTATTCTTTATGTTAAGTATAGGTATGGCAATTGTGTATAACCTTGGTTCTAATTATTTCTTAGGTGAGGTTTCATACATAACGAAAGCACTGGCAGCGGTACTTCAGCTTGGTGTAACTCTGGATTATTCTATATTCTTATGGCACAGTTACAAGGAAGCTAAGGAAGAAACTCCAGATGATCATCAAGAAGCTATGGCGGTTGCTATTGGGAATACACTTACATCAGTTGTTGGTTCTTCCATAACAACTGTTGCAGGATTCATCGCACTCTGCTTTATGAGCTTTACACTTGGTCTTGACCTTGGTGTTGTTATGGCAAAGGGTGTTGTATTGGGTGTTATTGGTTGTGTTACAATACTTCCTTCCCTTATTCTTACATTTGACAAGGCTCTTGAGAAGACAATGCATAGAGAGATTATGCCGAATTTTGATAAGCCGGCAAGATGGATAGTTAATCATTCATGGATATTCCTTATAATATTCGTTCTGCTTCTTGGCCCGGCAATCTACGGATATAACAATACTAAGGTTTACTATGATTTATCTGATACACTTCCAGAGAAGCTTAACTGTTCGCAGGCTAACAAGCTGCTTGCCGACAACTTTGACGGAACTAATTCTATATATATGATTCTTGCAGACAGTAATCTTTCAGCAGAGGATTCTAATGCAATGATGAATGAGGTAAATGATCTGGACGGAATTTCATTTGCATTAAGTATTGACTCAGCACTCGGTGGAGAAATCCCTACGGAAATGCTTCCTGATTCGCTTGTTTCAGAGCTTAAGGGTGATGAATACCAGATTATGATGGTATCAACTAATTACACAATTGCTTCTGATGAAATCAATGACCAGATTAATAAGGTTGATGCAATTGCAAAGAAGTATGATGCTAAATCTATGGTAATTGGAGAAGCTCCTTGTACTAAGGATCTTATCACTATTACTGATAAGGATTTTAAGACAGTTAGTGCAGTTTCAATTGTTGCGATATTCTTTATTATTTTCTTCGTATTAAAGTCAATATCTCTTCCGGTTATTCTGGTTGCTGCTATTGAATTTGCTATATTTGTTAATATGGGTATTCCATATTATACAGGAACAACGATACCATTTATATCTTCGGTAGTAATCGGAACTATTCAGCTTGGTGCGACAGTCGATTATGCAATTCTTATGACTACAAGATATAAGAGAGAAAGAGCCGCTGGTAACTCTAAGAAAGAGGCTATATCAATAGCACTTGGAACATCTATTCCATCTATTATTGTCAGCGCACTTGGTTTCTTCGCAGCAACATTTGGTGTAGGTATGATAGCCAGTGTTGATATGATTGCTTCACTTTGTACACTTATGGCACGAGGCGCAATCATCAGTATGTTTGTCGTTATATTTGTTCTTCCATCACTTTTCGTATTGCTTGATAAGGTGATTATTCATACAAGTTTAGGTTTTAAGCCGAAGAAGAACAGTCAAAATTAA